The DNA region CGGCCGGCTGGCTGGACATCCCCGCCGTGCCGGCCGTCGCGTTGAAGGACGCCGCCATCGCCACGTTCGACGTGCGTCTTGCTCGCGCCGTGTTCGAGACCAGCGGCACGACGCAGAACCGGCCGGGCCGCCACCACATCCTCGACCCGTCGCTGTACGAGGCGGCGCTTGCGGCTCACTTCCGCCACTACGTGCTGCCCGACCTCCCAACGGGGGAGCGCATGCCGGTCCTGGTCCTCTTCCCGGACCTGCCGCGCTCCTCCCTGGCGCACATGATGCGCACCGTGGTGGCCCGCTTCGGAACGGACGAAAGCCGCTTCTTCCTGGACGGCGCCGTCCGCGAGGGCGCCCTGGACGTGGACGGGCTGGCCGCCGCCCTGCGCCGCGCGGAGGCCGCGGGCCGGCCGGTGCTCCTCGCGGGCGCGGTGCTGGGGTTCGTCTTCGCCTGCGAGGCGCTCGCCGCGCGCGGCCTGCGCTTCCGCCTGCCGGCGGGCAGCCGCGTGATGGACACGGGCGGGTTCAAGGGCCGGCGGCGGGAGATCGCGCGCGACGCGCTGCTCCGCATGTACGCGGACACGTTCGGGGTGCCGCCGGACCACGTCGTCAACGAGTACGGCATGACGGAGCTGGCGAGCCAGTTCTACGACGCCCGCCTGCGCCGCGCGCGGCTGGGCGGCGCGGGCGCCGCGGACGAGGACGGCCGCCTCCGCGCGCCGCCCTGGATGCGCGCGGTGGCCGTCGACCCCGGCACGCTGCGGCCCCTGCCGCCCGGGGAGCGCGGGCTGCTGCGCGTCTGCGACCTCGCCAACCTGCACACGGTGCCGTTCCTGCAGTTGGAGGACGTCGGCCGGGTGGACGCGCAGGGCCGCGTCACCCTGGAGGGCCGCGCCCAGGGCGCCGAATTGCGCGGCTGTTCCCTGGCGGTGGAGGACCTGCTGGCCGCCGGGCGGCCGCAGGCGTGAAGGGGGCGGAAGCGCCGTTCGAAGCGCCCGTGCAGGACCGGTGTCGCTGAAGGACGGCGTTTCCAGCCGAAGGACGACGCTCAAGGAGGCATCCAATTGACTGCCGTGCCGGAGTGCCTTCTCGACCTCAGCGACCGCGACATCGAGTGGATCGACCTCTTCGACGGAGGCGAGCCGCACCGCACCAGCGCGTACCTCGTGAAGGCGCCGCGGCCCGCGATCATTGAAACCGGCGGGTCCCGCGCGCGCCCGCGGATCCTCGCCGCGCTGGAGGCGGCCGGGATCGCGAAGGAGGACGTCGCGTACGTCCTCGTCACCCACGTGCACCTCGACCACGCCGGGGGTGCCGGCGCGCTGGCGCGGGACTTGCCGAACGCGCGCATCGTCGTCCACCCGCGGGGTGCGCCCCACCTGGTCGACCCGACCCGCCTCGTCGAGGGCACGAAGCAGGTGCACGGGCCCGCCGCGGAGGAGCTGTTCGGGCCGGTCGCGCCCGTTCCGGCCGAGCGCCTGTACGTCCCGTCGGACGGCGAAGTCATCGACCTCGGCGGCGGCCACGCCATCGAGTGCATCGACACGCCCGGGCACGCCCTGCACCACTTCGCCTTCTATGACCGGGGAGCGCGCGTGCTGTGGCCCGGGGACGTGATGGGCATCCGCTACGTGCCGCTGTCCACCGCCGCGCGGCCCTACGTGCTGCCGTCCACCGCGCCGAACCAGTTCGACCCGGACGCGATGGCCGCGTCCGCGCGGCGCCTGGCGGAACTTCCGATCGACGCCGTCGCCTTCTCGCATTTCGGGGCCGCGCGGCTCGACCCGCGCGCCCTGGCGGAGCGCGTGGCGGAACAGGCGCGCCGCTACGTCGAAGTCGCGCGGGGCGCCGTCGACCCCATGGACGACGCGTCCGTGCGGGAGGCGCTGCTTGCGCACGTCCGGGAGGATCTCGCCCGGCGCGGCCTGGCCGCGGACCCCGTCGCGGAGGCGCAGTTGCGCTTCGACGCGAGGATCAACGCGAAGGGCATCGTGGCGTACTTCCAGTGGCTGCGGAAGAAGGCGCAGGCACAGGGATGAGCGGCCGCGGCGCGCTTCCCTGGCCGCAACCCGTCGATGCCGCCTCGTGGCCGGAGCTGGCCGGGCACCTGCACGCCGCCCACGAGCGCCTGCGGCGGCGGCCGCTCGCCGACCTTCTCGACGTCATGGACGCGGTGGCGCGTCTTGCGGCGGACGGCCACCCGCTGCGCCGGGACGCGGAGGCGGAGCTGCCGCGCCACTCAGGCCTGTCGCTGCCCATGGCGCGCCTCGCGGTCGACGCCGCGTTCGCGGGGCTGCGCCGGGCGGCGCTGGAGGCTCGCCTGCGGGCGGAGTTTCCCGACCTGCGGGCGCTCGACGGGGAGGCCGGCGGCGGCGCGCCCGGGGGTCCCTCCCTCCGCAACGCGCACCGTGACGCACCGCCCGGCGTCCGCGCCGTCGCGCTCGGACCCCGGCTCAGCCTCGTCGTCGCGGCGGGCAACGTGCCCGTCGCCACGCTGCCGACGATCGTCGACCTCCTTCTTTTGCGGTCGGCCGTCGCCTGCCGCACCTCCGCGGCCGAACCCGTCGTGCCATCGCTCTTTCTTGGGCTTCTGCGGGAAGTGGACCCGGAGGTGGCCGGCGCGCTCGCGCTCGTCCGCTGGCCGCGGGAGGACGAGGCCACGTGGCGCCGCGCGTTCGCGGACGCCGACGCGGTGGCGATCTACGGCGGCGAGGCGGCCGTCGCCGCCCTGCGCCCGCTCGTCTCGGAGGGCAAGCGGCTGGCCGTGTACGGCCCCCGCCTGAGCGCCGCGCACGTCGCCGCCGCCGCGCTCGCCGACGGCCGCGCTGCCGCGCGCGCCGCCCGCGCGCTCGCGCGTGACGTCGCCCTGTACGACCAGCACGGCTGCCTCTCGCCGCAGATGGCCTTCGTGGAGCGCGGCGGCGCGGTCGGGCCGCGCGCCTTCGCGGCGGCGCTCGCCCGCGCCCTGGCCCGCGTGGAGCGCGTGCTGCCGCGCGGCCCGCTCCCGGAGGGCGCGGCGGCGGCCGTGCTGGCGGCGCGGGCGCGGGCGGAGTTCTCGGGCGGCGCCGAGCTCTGGCTGCCCGAGGACGGCGGCTTGGCCTGGACCGTGACCCTTGAGCCGTGGCCGCCGCAACCGGAGTCGCGACCGGGCGCCGCCGGCGCCCCGGCGCCCGCGCTCTCCCCCGGCTTCCGCACCATCGCGCTGTACGAAGTCGACAGCCTCAGCGACACGCTCGCGGCCCTGCGCCCGTACGCCCCGCGCCTCTCCACGCTGGCGCTCGCGCCGGACCCGCCAGCCTGGCCCGCCCTCCCCTTGCGCGAGCTGGCCGAGCTCGGCGTGAGCCGCGTCACCGCGCTCGGCCGCATGCAAGCGCCGCCTCCCGTGTGGCCGCACGACGGGCGTCCAAATTTTGGGCCGTTCGTCGAATGGTTAATCCTTGAAGATCCAAGGTAAAATCCCTAAAAGGGTCTGAAGGTGCGCGGTTTGTCGCGGTCCTCCAGGACTGCTATAATTGCCCAGGCGAAAAGGTCGCCACGCCGCGCCTTTTCCGGCGTCGGCAGCCACGCGTAACGTTCCCAACTTGTTCGAATGGTGGTGCCGGCTTGCGTTCTTCCAAGCGGTTCTTCCTTCGGTTATGGGCTCCCGTGCTGACGGTCGCCGCCCTCGCGCTCGCGGGTTGCGCCGGTCAACGCGTCGACTACTCCCAGTCGGCGCTCTCCCCGGCCGGTCCCGTCGCGCGGCTGCAGCTGCAGCTCATCGAGAAGAGCCTGTACGTCATGACCTTTGTCTTTCTTGTCGTCATGCTCATGCTGGCCTATGTCCTCATCCGGTATCGGGCCCGCCGCGGCGAGGACGGCGAGGGCTCGCAGGTTCACGGCAACGCCTATCTGGAGCTCACGTGGACGATCATCCCGATCCTGCTCCTCGCGTACCTCGCCGTGCCCACGGTGCGGGCCGTGTTCCACCTGAACGACATCCCGGACGACGGCCCCGTCATGCATGTCGACGTGATCGGCCATCAGTTCTGGTGGGAGTTCCGCTACACCGACCCGGATCTCGGCATCGTGACGGCGAACGAGCTGCACGTCCCCGTCGGCACCACCGTCGCATTCCGCGTCACCAGCGGCGACGTGATCCACTCCTTCTGGGCGCCGCGCCTGGGGGGCAAGGTCGACGCCATCCCGGGTCGGGAGAATCGCCTCTGGCTCCGCGCCGACCAGCCGGGCGTCTACACCGGCGCCTGCGCCCAGCTGTGCGGTGACAGCCACGCGTATATGGACTTCTCCGTCATTGCCGAGCCCAAGGACAAGTTCGACGCGTGGGTCGCGGAGATGAAGAAGCCGTTCACGGCGCCCACGGACGCGGAGGCCCAGGCGGGGATGCAGGTCTTCGCGCAGAGCTGCCAGAGCTGCCACGCCATCGCCGGCACGGACTTCAAGGGCGTCATCGGCCCGAACCTCACCGGCCTCATGCTGCGCCAGACCATCGCCGCGCTCACGCTGGAGAACAACCACGACAACCTCATCCGCTGGGTGTCGGACGCGTCGGCCGTCAAGCCCGGCGTGAA from Clostridia bacterium includes:
- a CDS encoding MBL fold metallo-hydrolase — encoded protein: MTAVPECLLDLSDRDIEWIDLFDGGEPHRTSAYLVKAPRPAIIETGGSRARPRILAALEAAGIAKEDVAYVLVTHVHLDHAGGAGALARDLPNARIVVHPRGAPHLVDPTRLVEGTKQVHGPAAEELFGPVAPVPAERLYVPSDGEVIDLGGGHAIECIDTPGHALHHFAFYDRGARVLWPGDVMGIRYVPLSTAARPYVLPSTAPNQFDPDAMAASARRLAELPIDAVAFSHFGAARLDPRALAERVAEQARRYVEVARGAVDPMDDASVREALLAHVREDLARRGLAADPVAEAQLRFDARINAKGIVAYFQWLRKKAQAQG
- the coxB gene encoding cytochrome c oxidase subunit II, which gives rise to MTFVFLVVMLMLAYVLIRYRARRGEDGEGSQVHGNAYLELTWTIIPILLLAYLAVPTVRAVFHLNDIPDDGPVMHVDVIGHQFWWEFRYTDPDLGIVTANELHVPVGTTVAFRVTSGDVIHSFWAPRLGGKVDAIPGRENRLWLRADQPGVYTGACAQLCGDSHAYMDFSVIAEPKDKFDAWVAEMKKPFTAPTDAEAQAGMQVFAQSCQSCHAIAGTDFKGVIGPNLTGLMLRQTIAALTLENNHDNLIRWVSDASAVKPGVKMPTALKSTGKPNNLGLSEDQVKAVVAFLETLK